A portion of the Dethiobacter alkaliphilus AHT 1 genome contains these proteins:
- a CDS encoding sigma-70 family RNA polymerase sigma factor, with amino-acid sequence MAETFEKHLPLVHSLVKRYQGEYAESDDLFQVGCIGLLKALKKFDPARGNAFATYAVPVIAGEIKMYLRGQGAMKFSRSLVTQAGRIKRVQNELEQALGRQPTLGELAAASGLGREELLMALDAVRSPVSLDAAVPGETAELAVTQAETDEVVDRVALREALTDLPERERRIVLYRFFRHKSQQEVAEILGISQMHVSRLEKKVLARLKVELAGEE; translated from the coding sequence ATGGCGGAAACCTTTGAGAAACACCTGCCCCTGGTTCATAGCCTGGTCAAACGCTATCAGGGCGAATACGCCGAAAGCGACGACCTGTTTCAGGTGGGTTGTATTGGTTTGTTAAAAGCTCTGAAAAAATTCGACCCGGCCCGGGGAAATGCTTTTGCCACCTATGCGGTGCCGGTGATTGCCGGGGAGATAAAAATGTATTTACGCGGCCAGGGTGCAATGAAGTTCAGCCGCTCCCTTGTAACCCAGGCCGGCCGGATAAAAAGAGTACAAAACGAACTGGAACAGGCTTTGGGACGCCAGCCCACTTTGGGCGAGCTGGCGGCGGCCAGCGGGTTGGGGCGTGAAGAGTTGTTAATGGCTTTGGATGCCGTCCGCAGCCCGGTTTCTCTGGATGCGGCGGTTCCCGGAGAAACTGCGGAGTTGGCGGTAACCCAAGCCGAGACTGATGAGGTGGTGGATCGGGTGGCATTGCGCGAAGCGCTCACCGATTTACCGGAAAGGGAACGTCGCATTGTGCTGTATCGTTTTTTCCGTCATAAATCACAGCAGGAAGTGGCGGAAATCCTGGGCATTTCCCAGATGCATGTCTCACGGCTGGAGAAAAAAGTCCTGGCCCGTCTGAAAGTGGAGTTGGCCGGAGAGGAATAA
- a CDS encoding spore germination protein, whose product MARKTVGPPETVSPHLEENLDFFTEKLGIGISIDVLVKGLTIGGKKGALVFIDGFTNGDVVTLILQNLTQLNREDIFPDPFTKLTRVKIPYLEIETSDQLSELMDQMLVGQMIIFLDGEKEAIIMDVREFPVRGPEEPDTERLTRGSRDGFVETLMFNIALTRRRVRDPGLRVEAIKAGRRSKTDVAILYINDIADPELVEEVKTRLDNIDIDGLPMAEKSIEEFIVEGRWSIFPLVRYTERPDVAAMHLYEGHVIMMVDTSPAAIIAPATFFHHVQHAEEYRQSILSGVYVRWIRFLGIFISMFLAPLYLLVSMHPELLPEMLDFIGPEEVGNVPLFIQFIFVHLGIDLIRMAGVHTPDPLATAMGLIAALLIGEIAIEVGIFTPEVLLYGGLTAVGMFSTPSYELSLSNRLVHLFMLVVTGLFRLPGFIGGLVIIFIRLATNKSFGVPYLWPLLPFNMKALWSIIMRRPVPIHEKRPSILKTQDQDRITTEESGKQIGNEKKGRKKKK is encoded by the coding sequence ATGGCACGCAAGACAGTGGGCCCGCCGGAAACTGTTAGTCCCCATCTGGAGGAAAACCTGGATTTTTTTACTGAAAAGCTGGGTATCGGCATATCCATTGATGTTTTGGTTAAGGGCCTGACCATCGGCGGCAAAAAAGGCGCCCTTGTTTTTATCGACGGCTTTACCAATGGTGATGTTGTCACTTTAATATTACAGAATTTAACCCAATTGAATCGGGAAGATATTTTCCCCGATCCCTTTACAAAGTTAACACGGGTAAAAATCCCCTATCTGGAGATTGAAACCAGCGACCAACTCTCGGAGCTTATGGACCAGATGTTGGTTGGGCAGATGATAATTTTTTTGGATGGCGAAAAAGAAGCCATTATTATGGATGTCCGGGAGTTTCCCGTTCGTGGCCCGGAGGAGCCGGACACGGAGCGGCTGACCCGTGGTTCCCGTGACGGTTTTGTGGAAACGCTGATGTTTAATATCGCCCTGACCAGGCGCCGGGTGCGTGACCCGGGACTGAGGGTGGAGGCCATTAAAGCGGGACGTCGTTCCAAAACTGATGTGGCCATCCTCTACATCAATGATATTGCTGATCCCGAACTGGTGGAAGAAGTTAAAACCAGATTGGACAACATTGATATTGACGGCTTGCCCATGGCGGAAAAATCCATTGAGGAATTCATTGTGGAAGGCCGCTGGAGCATTTTTCCGCTGGTGCGCTACACCGAACGGCCTGATGTGGCGGCCATGCATTTGTATGAAGGGCATGTAATTATGATGGTGGATACTTCACCGGCAGCCATTATCGCTCCGGCTACTTTTTTCCACCATGTCCAGCACGCCGAAGAGTACCGACAGAGTATACTTTCCGGTGTATATGTGCGCTGGATTCGTTTTCTGGGGATTTTTATTTCCATGTTTCTGGCGCCCCTTTATCTACTGGTATCCATGCATCCCGAGCTCTTGCCGGAAATGCTGGATTTTATCGGGCCGGAAGAAGTGGGCAACGTGCCGCTTTTTATCCAGTTTATTTTTGTCCATTTGGGCATTGACTTAATCCGCATGGCCGGAGTGCATACACCGGATCCGCTGGCCACCGCCATGGGTCTGATTGCCGCCCTGTTAATCGGGGAAATCGCCATTGAGGTGGGGATTTTTACGCCGGAGGTGCTGCTTTACGGCGGCCTGACGGCGGTGGGGATGTTTTCCACTCCCAGCTATGAGCTTAGTTTATCAAACCGCCTGGTGCATCTGTTTATGCTGGTGGTGACGGGCCTCTTTAGACTACCCGGCTTTATTGGCGGCCTGGTTATAATCTTTATCCGCCTGGCAACCAATAAATCCTTTGGCGTGCCGTATCTGTGGCCGCTGCTGCCGTTTAACATGAAAGCATTGTGGAGTATTATTATGCGGCGCCCGGTCCCCATCCATGAAAAGCGCCCCAGTATTTTAAAGACCCAGGATCAGGACAGGATAACCACAGAAGAGAGCGGCAAACAGATTGGTAATGAAAAAAAAGGTCGAAAAAAGAAGAAATAA